From Novipirellula galeiformis, the proteins below share one genomic window:
- a CDS encoding glucosamine-6-phosphate deaminase: protein MMRTILAADRPAMGQWVATQAAEVIRTAIEQQGHATIVIATGASQFEVLGELVQQPNIDWSLVTGFHLDEYVGLSADHPASFCRYLKERFVDLVPISKFHFLYGDQDASETIAKTGAELQKTTIDLALVGIGENAHLAFNDPPADFETLEPYLIVKLDEACRKQQVGEGWFPSLEDVPTEAMSMSVQQILKAKRIFCSVPDSQKATAVRQTLEGGIDPMIPASILKQHAGATLIIDRASAGQLSQSTLDEVESIA from the coding sequence ATGATGCGAACCATTCTAGCCGCTGACCGACCTGCCATGGGGCAGTGGGTAGCCACGCAAGCCGCCGAAGTGATCCGAACCGCCATCGAGCAACAAGGCCACGCTACGATCGTGATTGCCACCGGAGCTTCACAGTTTGAAGTACTCGGCGAACTTGTCCAGCAGCCTAATATTGATTGGTCCTTAGTGACGGGATTTCATCTGGATGAGTACGTCGGTTTGTCGGCCGATCACCCCGCGTCATTTTGTCGCTACTTGAAAGAACGCTTTGTCGATTTGGTGCCGATTTCCAAGTTTCATTTTCTCTACGGTGACCAAGACGCCAGCGAAACGATTGCCAAAACCGGAGCGGAGCTGCAAAAGACCACGATCGACCTCGCTTTGGTCGGCATTGGCGAAAACGCTCACCTAGCCTTCAATGATCCGCCAGCGGATTTTGAGACCCTCGAACCCTACTTGATCGTCAAACTCGACGAAGCGTGCCGTAAGCAACAGGTGGGTGAGGGTTGGTTCCCCTCGCTAGAAGATGTGCCAACCGAAGCGATGAGCATGTCGGTTCAGCAAATTTTGAAAGCGAAGCGGATTTTCTGCAGCGTGCCGGATTCGCAAAAAGCGACCGCCGTTCGCCAAACGCTCGAAGGCGGAATCGATCCGATGATCCCCGCCAGTATTTTGAAGCAGCACGCCGGCGCGACGTTGATCATCGACCGCGCCTCGGCGGGCCAATTGTCGCAAAGCACGCTCGATGAAGTGGAGTCGATCGCGTGA
- a CDS encoding GNAT family N-acetyltransferase codes for MGLTYFKRFRMEFDLLSSAIAELPTPAGFELIPFSEDLIRDHATAKYRSFREELDANVFPCLGRRDGCLSLMREISGRISFIPEATWLIQYQPTPSARPEPIGTIQGLQFEGWGAIQNVGVAPEHRGRGLGSILLAHAAAGFRSVGLSQMHLEVTTDNTAAVRLYERFGFRRAQVVYKAAEVAGA; via the coding sequence ATGGGTTTAACCTACTTCAAACGCTTTCGCATGGAGTTCGATCTGTTAAGCTCCGCCATTGCCGAGCTGCCCACCCCCGCTGGATTCGAGTTGATCCCTTTTTCGGAAGACTTGATTCGCGATCATGCCACCGCCAAATACCGCAGTTTCCGTGAAGAGCTCGATGCCAACGTCTTTCCCTGCCTGGGACGCCGCGATGGTTGCTTGAGTCTGATGCGTGAAATTTCGGGACGCATCAGCTTTATCCCCGAGGCGACTTGGTTGATCCAGTACCAACCGACCCCTTCGGCTCGCCCCGAACCGATCGGGACCATCCAAGGGTTGCAATTCGAAGGCTGGGGAGCGATTCAAAATGTGGGCGTTGCGCCGGAGCATCGCGGTCGCGGACTCGGCTCGATCTTGCTCGCCCACGCGGCCGCCGGATTCCGCTCCGTTGGACTGTCGCAAATGCACCTCGAAGTGACAACCGACAACACGGCGGCGGTTCGCTTGTACGAACGTTTCGGTTTCCGCCGCGCTCAAGTCGTTTACAAAGCAGCCGAAGTCGCCGGCGCATAG
- a CDS encoding glycoside hydrolase family 10 protein — MESWSEEPPAAPREFRAAWVATVENIDWPSKRGLSTADQKTEIDRILDVAADLNMNAIVLQVRTTADALYASELEPWSLYLTGTQGVAPAPYYDPLEYWVNAAHARGIELHAWFNPYRAQMKPGELADSHVSHTMPSSVIKYDRYLWMDPGNQQAAQHSLAVFNDVVRRYDIDGVHIDDYFYPYPVTQDGEKVPFPDDASWAQYQAGGGKLERDDWRRKNINDLIEQIYKTTHTIKPHVRFGISPFGIGRPGKAPGITGFDQYEELYADAALWLNEGWCDYFTPQLYWPIAQKAQSFPVLLDYWQSENTQSRYVWPGMYTSRVGDKNRGFEKQEIPDQIEVVRRRSEFPGHVHFSMKALLENREGLADTLKAGVYRSAALSPAMTWLDDSPPAAPKVKTEHTANGGRTLTLTPGDDEPVWLWGVWTRASDKWTFTTYPGPTPSIAVASSTTDWVVTAVDRCGNESSRVAGQ, encoded by the coding sequence ATGGAATCGTGGTCAGAGGAACCGCCTGCCGCTCCGAGAGAATTTCGCGCCGCTTGGGTCGCGACGGTCGAGAACATTGATTGGCCCTCAAAACGAGGGCTGAGCACTGCGGATCAGAAAACCGAGATCGACCGCATTTTGGACGTCGCGGCAGATCTAAACATGAATGCGATTGTGTTGCAAGTTCGCACGACCGCCGATGCCTTGTATGCGTCGGAGCTTGAACCCTGGAGCCTCTACCTGACGGGAACACAGGGCGTCGCACCGGCGCCTTACTACGATCCGCTGGAGTACTGGGTAAACGCGGCACATGCGCGTGGCATCGAACTACACGCCTGGTTCAATCCCTATCGCGCGCAAATGAAACCAGGGGAACTGGCCGATTCCCACGTCAGCCACACGATGCCGTCGAGCGTCATCAAGTACGACCGCTACCTATGGATGGATCCCGGCAACCAACAGGCTGCTCAGCACTCACTGGCCGTCTTCAACGATGTCGTGCGGCGGTACGACATCGACGGAGTGCACATCGATGATTATTTCTATCCCTATCCGGTGACCCAAGACGGCGAGAAGGTTCCGTTTCCCGACGACGCCTCGTGGGCTCAGTATCAAGCCGGGGGAGGCAAACTGGAGCGGGACGATTGGCGTCGCAAGAACATCAACGACTTGATCGAACAGATTTACAAAACGACGCATACGATCAAACCCCACGTGCGATTTGGCATCTCGCCGTTCGGGATCGGCCGCCCCGGCAAGGCACCAGGAATCACGGGTTTTGACCAGTACGAGGAACTCTACGCGGACGCCGCCCTGTGGCTGAACGAAGGTTGGTGCGATTACTTCACCCCTCAACTCTATTGGCCGATCGCACAAAAAGCTCAAAGCTTTCCGGTCTTGCTGGATTATTGGCAAAGTGAGAACACCCAATCCCGCTACGTCTGGCCAGGAATGTACACGAGTCGTGTCGGCGACAAGAATCGCGGGTTTGAGAAACAGGAGATCCCCGACCAGATCGAAGTCGTTCGCCGGCGCAGCGAATTTCCCGGTCACGTTCATTTCAGCATGAAGGCGTTGCTGGAGAATCGCGAGGGGCTGGCCGACACATTAAAGGCAGGCGTCTATCGCTCCGCTGCGTTGTCACCGGCGATGACATGGCTAGACGATTCGCCTCCTGCGGCACCCAAAGTCAAAACGGAGCACACGGCTAACGGCGGGCGAACCCTGACGCTAACTCCCGGTGACGACGAACCGGTTTGGTTATGGGGTGTCTGGACGCGGGCGTCGGACAAGTGGACGTTCACCACGTATCCGGGGCCGACACCCTCGATCGCGGTGGCCTCCTCGACGACCGATTGGGTCGTGACGGCCGTCGATCGGTGTGGCAACGAGAGCTCACGCGTTGCTGGCCAATAA
- a CDS encoding alpha-2-macroglobulin family protein, giving the protein MSYSISNLQKLGFASILVLLCATWLWAADPTEATWPEVQEAINQGLPKTAIEKLEPIIVKTKAEKQYAAAIKAIGLKISLEGTIQGNRPEEKIARMAAEIEPSPAEMQPVMQAIVAHWYWHYFQQNRWRFLQRTQTAAPASDDITTWDLPRILEVTAAQFDKALENRDVLQKTPIAQYDELIEKGSAPDSYRPTLWDFLVYEALEFYSSAEQAGARSEDAFDLSADSPIFASAEAFLDWNPITEDNDSPKLKAIRLYQQLLAFHRDDKDPSAFIDTDLHRLEFANNHAFGEEKDARYKAALKRFAEQHATHPISARALHQLATVLQSENDFVAAKKVAEQGLAQHPDSVGGARCFNLIQQIESPSASITTERVWNAPWPTIDVRYRNVDKVYFRLVPFDFDEFVNSNRYQPMNLNQNEQNALMTRNVVKRWSADLPKTEDYQEQLESVKVPEDVKPGSYFLFASHREDFQQADNQVSMAEVWVSDLALVLRTKHGEGTLEGFVLDAKTGAPRQDATVKIWANEGNRRVALPTLTTDANGLFKGKVTNGRNLMLLATHRGHRLSSNNGMSVYTANHSRETSQQTHFFTDRALYRPGQTIRYKGICFSVNQNQNDYKTLANQAVVVVFSDVNGKEIERLTHRTNDYGSFNGSVTAPRDRLMGQMSLRVDGTAQGQTQFRVEEYKRPKFQVKLDPPKEAARLGERVIVKGNATAYTGASLDDAKVSWRVVREVRYPVWWSWSQFWRPVWPPMPSQGNQEIAHGTTRSNANGTFDIEFVAKPDLSVPAQSEPTFQFTVYADVTDSSGETRSDQRIVNVGYTALAATMTAEDWQTNAEPVTVSITTKTLDGEGQSAKGTVTIYQLKQPSKVHRAPLSGGGHWPRRGHMGSAMKAGGGATSPADLSDTKHWELGDSVAKENFETDGGGNAKVTFKLEEGAYRAKLETRDRFGKAVTALLPIQVLDPEAKKLAIKIPDLFIQEKNSVEPGQSMRAIWASGYNTARAFVEIEHRGEIIKSYWTQPKTTQVLIEQAVNESMRGGFIVRTTMVRENRAYLNTHRVEVPWSNKELDIQWEHFVSKLAPAAKESWTAIIKGPDAERAAAEMVATLYDASLDAFQPHAWMQRFNVFYQDHSRMNSQFQNSPETLRQIWYGWNREQRNASLSYRHYPNMIIQNLYGYQFHARARGGRQAMMKGGEAFNMAEAPMMDSAMSRGAPEAAMMSKSAVAAAPPVEQQDGVQGADDKGGAKTPDLDLENVSARKNLNETAFFFPHLMAGEDGTVRMEFTMPEALTEWKFLGFAHDQELRSGSITATTVTAKDLMVQPNPPRFVREGDLIEFTVKVSNQSPTEQSGQVRLSFADAKTTDNVDEQLGNENVDQSFTIPAGQSRSFSWKIKVPDNIGFLTYKAVGSTGRLSDGEEGYLPVLSRRVLVTESLPLPIRGQQEKQFEFEKLINSGGSDTLEHQSLTLQVASNPSWYAVMALPYLMEFPHDCSEQVFNRLYANSLAKHIAGSDPKIERIFDQWRGTPALDSPLEKNQDLKSVLLEETPWVRQAESESQARRNVGILFDQNRLQDETNRSLFKLTEMQLEDGSWPWFPGGRGNDYITLYITTGFGRMRHLGVEVDMQPAIRSLTRLDAWVTKQYEELKSDHRKENHLSTTIALYLYGRSFFLKDQPVAAEHREAVDYWVDQAKTHWLKLAFRQSQAHMAVALKRWDELDAAKAIMASIKERSVTDEELGMFWRENELSWWWYRAPIETQAMMIEAFDEVMNDREAVEDCKVWLLKQKQTQDWKTTKATADAIYALLLRGSDLLASDELVRVDLGGTPIEPKDVEAGTGFYEVRFPAAEVKPELGKVTMRKVDEGVAWGSLHWQYLEDISKVTPHDGTPLTLEKKLFVKKNTAKGPTLVAVDGPVAVGDELVVRIVLRTDRDMEYVHMKDYRGSGTEPVNVLSQYKYQDGLGYYESTRDTASHFFIDYLPKGTYVFEYSTRVQLKGEYQTGFANIECMYAPEFNSHSESLPIVVQ; this is encoded by the coding sequence TTGTCGTACTCAATTTCTAATCTGCAAAAACTTGGTTTTGCCAGCATTTTAGTCCTGTTATGTGCCACTTGGCTGTGGGCCGCCGACCCCACTGAGGCCACTTGGCCCGAGGTCCAGGAGGCGATCAATCAAGGGTTGCCGAAAACGGCAATCGAGAAACTCGAGCCGATCATTGTCAAAACGAAGGCCGAGAAGCAGTATGCTGCAGCGATCAAGGCCATCGGGTTGAAGATCTCGCTCGAAGGGACGATTCAAGGCAATCGCCCGGAGGAAAAAATTGCTCGCATGGCCGCCGAGATTGAACCGTCTCCGGCCGAGATGCAACCGGTGATGCAGGCGATTGTTGCCCATTGGTACTGGCACTATTTCCAACAAAACCGCTGGCGATTTCTGCAACGAACGCAAACGGCCGCTCCCGCCAGCGATGACATCACGACGTGGGACTTGCCACGGATCTTGGAAGTCACCGCGGCCCAATTCGACAAGGCACTCGAGAACCGCGATGTGCTTCAGAAGACTCCGATCGCTCAATACGACGAACTGATCGAAAAGGGCTCCGCCCCTGATTCCTATCGTCCGACGCTGTGGGATTTCTTGGTCTACGAAGCGCTCGAATTCTACTCGTCGGCGGAACAGGCCGGGGCGCGTAGCGAGGATGCGTTTGATCTCTCGGCGGACAGTCCTATCTTCGCTTCGGCCGAAGCGTTCCTGGACTGGAATCCCATCACCGAGGACAACGATTCGCCCAAGCTGAAAGCGATTCGCCTGTATCAACAATTGCTGGCGTTTCATCGCGACGACAAAGATCCATCGGCCTTCATCGACACGGACCTGCATCGACTCGAGTTCGCGAACAACCACGCCTTTGGCGAAGAGAAGGACGCCCGTTACAAGGCGGCGCTCAAACGGTTTGCCGAGCAACATGCCACGCATCCGATCTCCGCTCGCGCGCTGCATCAGCTCGCCACCGTGCTGCAAAGCGAGAACGATTTCGTCGCCGCCAAGAAAGTTGCCGAACAAGGCTTGGCTCAGCATCCCGATAGCGTCGGGGGCGCACGCTGTTTCAACTTGATCCAGCAGATCGAATCGCCGTCCGCTTCGATCACAACCGAACGTGTTTGGAATGCCCCGTGGCCGACCATTGATGTGCGTTATCGCAACGTCGACAAAGTGTACTTTCGATTGGTGCCATTCGATTTTGATGAATTCGTCAATTCGAATCGCTACCAACCGATGAACTTGAATCAAAATGAACAAAACGCGTTAATGACCCGCAATGTCGTTAAACGATGGTCCGCCGACTTGCCCAAAACCGAGGACTATCAAGAGCAACTCGAGTCAGTCAAAGTGCCCGAGGATGTGAAACCCGGTTCGTATTTCTTGTTCGCCAGTCATCGAGAAGATTTCCAGCAAGCCGACAATCAAGTCAGTATGGCGGAGGTTTGGGTCAGCGATCTTGCCTTGGTTCTGCGCACCAAACATGGCGAGGGCACACTCGAAGGATTCGTCTTGGATGCCAAGACGGGAGCCCCACGCCAAGACGCGACCGTCAAAATCTGGGCCAACGAAGGCAATCGGCGTGTTGCCTTGCCAACGCTCACCACCGATGCCAATGGGCTATTCAAAGGCAAGGTCACCAATGGCCGCAATCTAATGTTGTTGGCGACGCACCGCGGCCATCGCCTTTCCTCAAACAATGGCATGTCGGTCTACACGGCCAACCACTCACGCGAGACCTCTCAGCAAACGCATTTCTTCACCGACCGCGCCCTGTACCGTCCGGGACAAACGATTCGCTACAAAGGCATTTGTTTTTCGGTGAATCAAAATCAGAACGACTACAAAACGTTGGCCAACCAAGCGGTCGTCGTGGTGTTCTCGGATGTCAACGGCAAGGAAATTGAACGTCTAACCCATCGCACGAACGACTACGGCAGCTTTAACGGCAGCGTGACTGCGCCACGCGATCGGTTGATGGGACAAATGTCATTGCGAGTCGACGGGACGGCGCAAGGACAAACTCAATTCCGTGTCGAGGAATACAAACGGCCGAAGTTTCAAGTCAAACTCGATCCTCCGAAGGAAGCAGCCCGTTTGGGCGAGCGTGTGATCGTCAAAGGCAACGCGACCGCGTACACCGGAGCTTCGCTTGACGACGCCAAGGTCTCGTGGCGAGTGGTGCGGGAAGTGCGTTATCCGGTGTGGTGGTCGTGGTCGCAATTCTGGCGTCCGGTCTGGCCACCGATGCCATCGCAAGGCAACCAAGAAATCGCTCATGGAACCACGCGTAGCAACGCCAATGGAACGTTCGACATCGAGTTTGTCGCCAAACCCGATCTCTCGGTTCCCGCACAAAGCGAACCCACCTTCCAATTCACGGTCTATGCGGACGTGACCGATTCGAGTGGGGAAACCCGCTCGGATCAACGCATCGTGAACGTTGGCTACACGGCGCTCGCGGCAACGATGACCGCCGAAGATTGGCAAACCAATGCCGAACCCGTTACCGTTTCGATCACCACGAAAACACTCGATGGCGAGGGCCAATCGGCCAAGGGGACGGTGACGATTTATCAGTTAAAACAACCTAGCAAGGTGCACCGTGCTCCGCTGAGTGGCGGCGGACATTGGCCGCGCCGCGGCCACATGGGATCGGCGATGAAAGCCGGGGGCGGTGCAACTTCGCCCGCCGATTTGTCGGACACCAAGCATTGGGAACTCGGTGACTCCGTTGCCAAAGAAAACTTCGAAACCGATGGCGGCGGTAACGCAAAAGTGACATTCAAGCTCGAGGAGGGAGCGTATCGTGCCAAGCTCGAAACACGAGATCGGTTCGGTAAAGCGGTCACCGCCCTGTTGCCAATTCAAGTGCTCGATCCTGAAGCCAAAAAGCTTGCGATCAAGATCCCCGATCTTTTCATCCAAGAAAAGAACTCCGTCGAACCGGGGCAATCGATGCGTGCGATTTGGGCCAGCGGTTACAACACCGCGCGTGCGTTCGTTGAAATCGAACATCGCGGAGAGATCATCAAGAGCTACTGGACTCAACCGAAGACGACTCAGGTTTTGATCGAACAGGCGGTCAACGAATCGATGCGAGGCGGATTCATCGTGCGAACGACGATGGTGCGCGAAAACCGCGCCTACTTGAATACGCATCGCGTGGAAGTCCCCTGGAGCAACAAAGAACTCGATATCCAATGGGAGCATTTCGTTTCCAAACTGGCTCCCGCCGCCAAAGAATCCTGGACGGCAATCATCAAAGGACCGGATGCCGAGCGTGCGGCGGCCGAGATGGTCGCGACATTGTATGACGCCTCGCTCGATGCGTTTCAGCCGCACGCATGGATGCAGCGATTCAACGTGTTCTATCAGGATCATTCACGTATGAACTCGCAGTTCCAGAACTCACCCGAAACGCTACGCCAAATTTGGTACGGGTGGAATCGCGAGCAACGCAATGCATCGCTGAGCTATCGCCATTACCCCAACATGATCATCCAAAACTTATATGGCTACCAATTTCACGCCCGTGCCCGCGGTGGGCGTCAAGCGATGATGAAAGGTGGCGAAGCGTTTAACATGGCGGAGGCCCCGATGATGGACTCTGCCATGAGTAGGGGGGCCCCGGAAGCGGCCATGATGAGCAAGTCCGCTGTCGCCGCCGCCCCGCCGGTCGAGCAACAAGATGGCGTTCAGGGCGCCGACGACAAGGGCGGTGCGAAGACCCCGGATCTCGATTTAGAAAACGTCTCGGCGCGCAAAAACCTGAATGAAACCGCCTTCTTCTTTCCCCATTTGATGGCGGGCGAGGATGGCACGGTGCGGATGGAATTCACGATGCCCGAAGCGTTGACCGAGTGGAAGTTCCTGGGGTTTGCCCACGACCAAGAACTACGCAGCGGATCGATCACCGCCACCACGGTGACGGCGAAAGATTTGATGGTCCAACCGAACCCACCTCGCTTTGTCCGTGAAGGCGATTTGATTGAGTTTACCGTCAAGGTCAGCAACCAATCGCCCACCGAGCAAAGCGGTCAAGTGCGTTTGTCGTTTGCCGATGCAAAGACAACCGATAACGTTGATGAGCAACTCGGTAACGAAAATGTGGACCAATCGTTCACGATTCCTGCGGGCCAATCGCGTTCGTTCTCGTGGAAGATCAAGGTTCCCGATAACATCGGTTTCCTGACCTACAAGGCGGTGGGCTCGACGGGACGTTTGTCCGACGGCGAAGAGGGCTATTTGCCCGTGTTGTCGCGACGCGTGCTTGTGACCGAATCCTTGCCGCTGCCGATTCGCGGCCAGCAAGAGAAGCAATTCGAATTCGAAAAGCTGATCAACTCGGGTGGCTCGGACACGCTCGAGCATCAATCGTTGACGCTACAGGTCGCGTCCAATCCATCGTGGTACGCGGTGATGGCGCTGCCATATTTGATGGAGTTCCCACACGATTGCAGCGAGCAAGTCTTCAATCGGCTGTACGCCAATTCGTTGGCGAAACATATCGCCGGAAGCGATCCTAAGATCGAACGGATCTTTGACCAATGGCGTGGCACGCCGGCGCTGGACAGCCCATTGGAAAAGAACCAAGACCTGAAATCGGTCCTGTTGGAAGAAACGCCTTGGGTCCGCCAAGCCGAGAGCGAAAGCCAAGCACGACGCAACGTAGGGATTTTGTTCGACCAAAATCGTTTGCAAGACGAAACGAATCGGTCGTTGTTCAAGTTGACCGAAATGCAGCTCGAAGATGGCTCATGGCCCTGGTTCCCCGGCGGACGCGGTAACGATTACATCACGTTGTATATCACGACCGGGTTTGGACGGATGCGGCATCTCGGGGTCGAGGTCGATATGCAACCTGCGATTCGCTCGTTGACGCGGCTCGATGCCTGGGTGACCAAGCAATACGAGGAACTTAAATCGGACCATCGCAAGGAGAATCACCTCTCGACAACGATTGCGTTGTACTTGTACGGCCGTAGTTTCTTCCTGAAAGACCAGCCGGTTGCAGCGGAACATCGCGAAGCGGTCGATTACTGGGTCGATCAAGCGAAAACTCATTGGTTGAAACTGGCCTTTCGACAGTCGCAAGCTCACATGGCGGTGGCGCTGAAGCGATGGGACGAACTCGATGCGGCCAAAGCCATCATGGCGTCGATCAAAGAGCGTTCGGTCACCGACGAAGAACTCGGCATGTTTTGGCGTGAGAATGAACTCTCGTGGTGGTGGTACCGAGCTCCCATCGAAACCCAGGCGATGATGATCGAAGCCTTTGACGAGGTCATGAACGATCGCGAAGCGGTCGAGGATTGTAAAGTTTGGCTGCTCAAGCAAAAGCAAACGCAAGATTGGAAGACGACCAAGGCGACCGCCGATGCGATCTACGCGTTGCTACTGCGTGGCAGCGATCTATTAGCGTCCGACGAATTGGTCCGCGTCGACCTCGGCGGTACACCGATCGAGCCCAAGGATGTCGAAGCGGGAACCGGTTTCTACGAGGTTCGTTTCCCTGCGGCCGAAGTGAAACCCGAGCTGGGCAAAGTGACCATGCGAAAGGTCGACGAGGGCGTCGCGTGGGGCAGTCTGCATTGGCAATATCTCGAAGACATCAGCAAGGTGACGCCGCACGACGGAACGCCGTTGACGTTGGAAAAGAAATTGTTCGTCAAAAAGAACACCGCGAAAGGCCCCACCTTGGTCGCGGTGGATGGACCGGTTGCTGTGGGCGACGAATTAGTCGTACGGATCGTGTTGAGAACGGACCGTGACATGGAGTATGTTCACATGAAGGACTATCGTGGCAGCGGCACCGAACCGGTCAACGTTTTATCTCAGTACAAGTACCAAGATGGGCTGGGGTATTACGAATCCACACGTGACACGGCATCGCATTTCTTTATCGACTACTTGCCCAAGGGAACGTATGTGTTCGAGTACAGCACACGGGTTCAGTTAAAGGGCGAGTACCAGACGGGATTTGCGAACATCGAATGCATGTATGCTCCCGAGTTCAACAGCCATAGTGAGAGCTTGCCAATCGTGGTTCAGTAA
- a CDS encoding N-acetylglucosamine-6-phosphate deacetylase, which yields MSGFVDLQVNGYAGVDFNSEDLTQADVVNVCERLAADGVEQILATIITAPHSQMCSRIARIANWIDTIPEVRQRIPGLHIEGPFISPVDGFVGAHPMDAVQPATVEVAQQFLDAGNGHVQLLTLAPECDADARVTRFLSEQGVVVAGGHSDTSIAQLDRCIDAGLRMFTHLGNGCPGTMHRHDNIIQRVLSRSERLMISFVADGHHVPTFALKNYLNCMPSENVIIVSDAITAAGLGPGQYKLSGQTVYVDDDYAAWAECRTHFAGCATTLPRMQEILVSELDASDAQIEAWMKSNPKRLLR from the coding sequence GTGAGCGGTTTTGTCGACTTACAGGTCAATGGCTACGCGGGCGTTGACTTCAATTCCGAGGATTTGACCCAAGCCGATGTCGTCAATGTTTGCGAGCGATTAGCCGCCGATGGCGTCGAGCAAATTTTGGCGACGATCATCACTGCGCCGCACAGCCAAATGTGTTCGCGAATCGCGCGAATTGCCAACTGGATCGACACGATTCCCGAGGTTCGCCAGCGGATTCCGGGGTTGCATATCGAAGGGCCGTTCATCAGCCCCGTCGATGGCTTCGTCGGGGCCCATCCGATGGACGCCGTGCAACCGGCGACGGTCGAGGTCGCGCAACAATTTTTGGATGCTGGAAACGGTCATGTCCAATTGTTGACGTTGGCGCCCGAATGCGACGCCGACGCGCGAGTGACTCGGTTTCTGAGCGAGCAAGGCGTGGTCGTGGCCGGAGGGCATAGCGACACCTCGATCGCCCAGTTGGATCGATGTATCGACGCAGGGCTGCGGATGTTTACCCATCTGGGGAACGGTTGCCCCGGTACGATGCATCGGCACGATAACATCATCCAACGTGTGCTCAGCCGTTCGGAGCGTTTGATGATCAGCTTTGTCGCCGACGGGCATCATGTGCCCACGTTTGCACTGAAGAACTATTTGAACTGCATGCCAAGCGAAAATGTCATCATCGTCAGTGATGCGATCACCGCGGCGGGCTTAGGCCCGGGCCAGTACAAGCTCTCAGGGCAAACCGTTTACGTCGATGACGATTACGCCGCCTGGGCCGAGTGCCGCACTCACTTTGCGGGTTGTGCCACAACGCTGCCGCGGATGCAGGAGATTCTCGTCAGCGAGCTCGACGCATCCGACGCCCAGATCGAAGCTTGGATGAAGTCGAACCCCAAACGATTGTTGCGCTAA
- a CDS encoding NRAMP family divalent metal transporter has translation MLDNSETNQSRTNDDSSPRPSSTSWLSRFARIGPAIVVAAVVLGPGSIVSASRVGCEYGLDLLWVVPLAGLLMIGMTMASMMIGVCSQKTLCQSVADTFGRPAAWLVGGSLMIAVTLFQASNNNAMLMAAGGFVGPSTLDDLSPIAKSMLLLLVNVGIIAIVVLGRRDLYRIVERLMAVLVGMMVLAFGLSMIASQPSISEIAMGLVPKLAVSTETSSAGGTAAAVSWLSIGAMIATTFSVAGAFYQSYQVKEKGWGPKDLRVGLVDSFVGIASLALITGMIFITAATALHGKIDPKELKDASVVAMSLEPLFGAWAKIVFSLGIFAGAASSFLVNALIGGVVFCDAIGLNSKMSSTSVRTSTIAALLLGWLVASTVAITGIDLVSFIVIAQALTVLCFPILALVIVWQLKKLPFPVPAAITILCWIGLLVVVALSARTLWGLIS, from the coding sequence GTGTTAGATAATAGCGAAACAAACCAGTCCCGTACAAATGATGATTCGAGTCCGCGGCCGAGTTCCACTAGTTGGCTGAGCCGGTTCGCCCGAATCGGGCCAGCGATTGTCGTTGCTGCGGTTGTTTTAGGTCCGGGCAGCATCGTCAGCGCGAGTCGCGTGGGCTGTGAATACGGCTTGGATCTGTTGTGGGTCGTGCCGCTTGCGGGCTTGTTGATGATTGGCATGACGATGGCTTCGATGATGATCGGGGTATGTAGCCAAAAAACGCTCTGCCAAAGTGTCGCCGACACCTTCGGTCGTCCCGCCGCGTGGCTCGTTGGGGGATCGTTGATGATCGCGGTGACGCTGTTCCAGGCCTCCAATAACAATGCGATGTTAATGGCCGCCGGTGGGTTCGTCGGCCCCTCGACACTGGACGATCTCAGCCCGATTGCCAAGTCAATGTTGTTGCTATTGGTCAACGTGGGGATCATTGCGATCGTGGTGCTTGGGCGTCGCGATCTGTATCGCATCGTGGAACGTTTGATGGCGGTGTTGGTGGGCATGATGGTGCTCGCGTTCGGGTTGAGCATGATCGCATCCCAGCCCTCGATTTCGGAAATCGCGATGGGGCTCGTCCCTAAATTGGCCGTCTCGACCGAGACCAGCTCGGCCGGAGGCACCGCCGCGGCGGTTTCATGGCTCAGTATCGGCGCCATGATCGCGACGACGTTCTCCGTGGCCGGTGCGTTTTACCAGTCTTACCAAGTCAAAGAAAAAGGTTGGGGGCCCAAAGACCTTCGCGTTGGGTTGGTCGACAGCTTTGTTGGGATTGCCTCGTTGGCGTTGATCACCGGGATGATTTTCATCACCGCAGCGACCGCACTGCACGGCAAAATCGATCCGAAGGAGCTGAAGGACGCCAGCGTCGTCGCGATGTCACTCGAGCCGCTGTTTGGCGCCTGGGCCAAAATCGTTTTCTCGTTAGGGATCTTTGCAGGGGCCGCCAGCTCCTTCTTGGTGAACGCCTTGATCGGCGGCGTGGTATTCTGTGATGCCATTGGATTGAACAGCAAGATGTCGTCGACCAGCGTTCGCACCTCCACGATTGCGGCACTGCTGCTGGGATGGTTGGTAGCCAGCACGGTGGCGATCACCGGTATCGACTTGGTCAGCTTCATCGTGATTGCACAAGCTCTCACCGTATTGTGCTTCCCAATCCTGGCCCTCGTGATCGTGTGGCAATTAAAGAAGTTGCCGTTTCCGGTTCCCGCTGCGATCACGATTTTGTGTTGGATTGGCTTGCTCGTCGTGGTTGCATTGTCGGCCCGCACGTTGTGGGGGCTGATCTCGTAG